A DNA window from Carassius gibelio isolate Cgi1373 ecotype wild population from Czech Republic chromosome A6, carGib1.2-hapl.c, whole genome shotgun sequence contains the following coding sequences:
- the LOC128015853 gene encoding probable G-protein coupled receptor 173 translates to MANTSDPGGSIPSLQNYAITASAVKLASLGLITCISLLGNTVLSVLVLKDSSLHKAPYYFLLDLCVADIIRSAVCFPFVMISINSGSVWSYSIISCKIIAFVAVLFCFHIAFLLFCVSVTRYMAIAHHRFYSKRMTLWTCVAVICMVWTLSVAMAFPPVFDVGTYKFIRDEEQCIFEHRYVKANDTLGFMLMLAVIVATTHVVYVKMLCFVYDHRKMKPVQLVPAISQNWTFHGPGATGQAAANWIAGFGRGPTPPTLVGIRQASHNANRRLLVLDEFKMEKRIGKMYYMITLAFLLLWTPYIVSCYIRVFVKGNALPQVYQTAAVWLTFAQAGANPIICFIFNKELRMRFRACLPCCLTTQTPMEPYCVI, encoded by the coding sequence ATGGCGAACACAAGTGATCCAGGGGGAAGCATCCCCTCACTCCAGAATTATGCCATCACTGCGTCTGCGGTCAAACTGGCGTCTTTGGGTCTCATCACCTGCATCAGCCTGCTCGGGAATACCGTGCTCTCCGTGTTGGTGCTGAAAGACAGCTCTCTCCACAAGGCTCCATATTACTTCCTCCTCGACCTGTGCGTGGCAGACATCATCCGCTCGGCCGTGTGCTTCCCGTTCGTGATGATCTCCATCAACAGCGGCTCCGTATGGAGCTACAGCATCATCAGCTGCAAGATCATCGCGTTCGTGGCCGTCTTGTTCTGCTTCCACATCGCGTTTCTCCTTTTCTGCGTCAGCGTAACGCGATACATGGCCATCGCGCACCACCGGTTCTACTCCAAACGCATGACGCTATGGACATGCGTCGCGGTGATATGTATGGTGTGGACGCTCTCGGTCGCCATGGCATTTCCCCCAGTCTTCGATGTCGGGACCTACAAATTTATCCGCGATGAAGAGCAGTGCATATTCGAGCACAGATACGTGAAAGCTAACGACACTCTGGGCTTCATGCTCATGCTGGCCGTGATTGTGGCCACGACGCACGTCGTGTATGTCAAAATGCTGTGTTTTGTTTACGACCACCGTAAAATGAAACCCGTGCAACTGGTTCCGGCTATCAGCCAGAACTGGACCTTCCACGGACCGGGCGCGACGGGCCAGGCCGCTGCCAACTGGATCGCGGGGTTTGGACGCGGTCCGACGCCGCCGACGTTAGTGGGCATCAGGCAGGCGTCACACAACGCCAACCGGAGGCTGCTCGTGCTGGACGAGTTCAAGATGGAGAAACGGATAGGAAAGATGTACTACATGATCACGCTGGCGTTTCTGCTGCTCTGGACGCCCTATATTGTCTCGTGCTACATCCGGGTGTTTGTGAAGGGAAACGCGCTTCCTCAGGTGTACCAGACCGCGGCCGTGTGGTTGACGTTCGCCCAGGCGGGGGCGAATCCCATCATATGTTTCATATTCAATAAGGAGCTGAGAATGAGGTTCAGAGCATGTTTGCCGTGTTGCCTGACTACTCAAACACCCATGGAGCCATACTGCGTGATTTGA
- the LOC128015156 gene encoding toxin MIT1-like translates to MTSNISICLCLLLVSCSSTAVITGACEKDSQCGGGMCCAVSLWIRSLRMCIPMGQEGEDCHPMSHKVPFFGRRLHHTCPCLPNLACITIADGKSKCLSPFPFQDQYL, encoded by the exons ATGACATCCAACATTTCGATCTGTCTCTGCCTGTTgctggtgtcttgtagttcgacTGCAGTCATCACCGGG GCATGTGAGAAGGACTCTCAGTGTGGAGGTGGCATGTGTTGTGCAGTCAGCCTGTGGATCCGGAGCCTACGAATGTGCATCCCAATGGGTCAGGAGGGAGAAGACTGTCATCCAATGAGCCACAAG GTGCCCTTCTTTGGCAGGAGACTCCATCACACATGCCCTTGTCTGCCCAACTTAGCCTGCATCACCATAGCTGATGGCAAGTCCAAATGTCTCTCGCCATTTCCATTCCAGGATCAGTACCTGTGA